The Heyndrickxia vini genome contains a region encoding:
- a CDS encoding DNA translocase FtsK → MSWIKKIINLFTVEVEDDEEMNIDRKKANSNQNDTYRNFETRMKYEYPKGKFRFPIIPDEEQGEQIKQINSKKVPERPQKQHPIIHHKKTEQPVKKTTIEKLAKPEVAYKKIEPINKRPFKPTEIPSPVYGFKRPPKKEEKESDFEFELPGITTTQTFNDVGLEESVTSEKTIDLLREIKLKAPIPKEEEEVLEAKDEGNGRIIEESQNNMFDLNNGSELLSKEENVEISEVNEFNEEKNVEITEVNEFNEEKNVEITEVNEFNEEKNVEITEVNEFNEEANFEIDEVSGVNDEDEQTETDITVETETPSRSHIPFNVLMLKQDRQKWEEKSQKKISSEKELKQETMVNREIFQSFVFPSYQLLLPPVISDVDGEWVKKQSDILNETLLNFNVRAKVVNVSQGPSVTRFEIQPEPGVKVNKITNLSDDLKLSLAAKDIRIEAPIPGKHTVGIEIPNMNSRPVMISEIIFNSVFKESKSPLTAALGLDISGNPIITDLRKMPHGLIAGATGSGKSVCINSILVSLLYKATPNELKLLLIDPKMVELAPYNHIPHLVSPVITDVKAATAALKWAVEEMERRYELFAHTGVRDIQRFNELAEAHRQFNDKLPYIVIVIDELADLMMMSPADVEEAICRIAQKARACGIHLIIATQRPSVDVITGLIKANVPTRIAFSVSSQVDSRTIIDISGAEKLLGRGDMLFLENGSSKPVRLQGTFVTDEEIDRVVHHVRQEEKPNYLFEQEELLKKAQIEDEEDEIFFEACEFIIDQGGASTSLLQRNFRIGYNRAARLIEMMEQQGIISEAKGSKPRDVLISRTDLEALYEATSSY, encoded by the coding sequence GTGAGCTGGATAAAAAAAATAATAAATCTTTTTACTGTTGAAGTAGAAGATGATGAAGAAATGAATATTGATCGAAAAAAAGCAAATTCTAATCAAAATGATACATATAGAAATTTTGAAACTCGAATGAAATATGAATATCCAAAAGGAAAATTCCGCTTTCCAATTATTCCCGATGAGGAACAGGGAGAACAGATAAAACAGATTAATTCAAAGAAAGTTCCGGAGCGTCCTCAAAAGCAGCATCCAATCATTCATCACAAAAAAACGGAACAACCAGTGAAAAAAACAACGATAGAAAAACTAGCCAAACCGGAAGTAGCTTATAAAAAAATTGAGCCCATCAATAAACGGCCATTTAAACCGACAGAAATCCCTTCTCCCGTGTATGGATTTAAAAGACCGCCTAAAAAAGAGGAGAAGGAAAGTGATTTTGAATTTGAATTGCCTGGCATAACAACTACACAAACATTTAACGATGTAGGGTTGGAAGAAAGTGTCACTTCTGAAAAAACGATCGATTTATTACGAGAAATAAAATTAAAAGCACCAATTCCAAAAGAAGAGGAAGAAGTTCTAGAAGCTAAAGATGAGGGTAACGGCCGAATAATTGAAGAGAGTCAAAATAATATGTTTGATCTTAATAATGGCAGCGAATTGCTAAGTAAAGAAGAAAACGTTGAAATATCTGAAGTAAATGAGTTTAACGAAGAAAAAAACGTTGAAATAACTGAAGTGAATGAGTTTAACGAAGAAAAAAACGTTGAAATAACTGAAGTGAATGAGTTTAACGAAGAAAAAAACGTTGAAATAACTGAAGTAAATGAGTTTAATGAAGAAGCAAATTTTGAAATAGATGAAGTAAGTGGAGTTAATGATGAGGACGAACAAACAGAAACAGATATAACTGTTGAAACTGAAACACCTTCCAGATCTCATATTCCTTTCAATGTCTTAATGTTAAAGCAGGATCGACAAAAATGGGAGGAAAAAAGTCAAAAAAAGATTTCTTCAGAAAAAGAATTAAAACAGGAAACAATGGTAAATCGTGAAATATTCCAGTCATTTGTTTTTCCTTCATATCAATTATTATTGCCGCCGGTAATATCGGATGTAGATGGTGAGTGGGTTAAAAAACAGAGCGATATTTTAAATGAAACATTATTAAATTTTAATGTAAGAGCAAAAGTGGTAAATGTTAGTCAAGGGCCATCAGTTACAAGATTTGAAATTCAACCTGAACCGGGTGTAAAAGTAAATAAAATAACTAATTTGAGCGATGATCTAAAACTAAGCCTTGCTGCAAAAGATATAAGGATTGAGGCGCCAATACCGGGTAAACATACAGTTGGAATTGAAATTCCTAATATGAATAGCAGGCCAGTCATGATTAGTGAAATCATTTTCAATTCAGTATTTAAAGAAAGTAAATCCCCGCTGACCGCGGCACTTGGTCTTGATATTTCCGGTAACCCAATCATTACCGATTTAAGGAAAATGCCTCATGGTTTAATTGCCGGTGCTACTGGTTCAGGTAAAAGTGTTTGCATTAACTCAATACTTGTTAGTTTATTATATAAAGCAACGCCGAATGAGCTAAAGCTGTTACTAATCGATCCAAAAATGGTAGAGCTTGCACCATATAATCACATACCACATCTAGTTAGTCCTGTTATTACGGATGTCAAAGCAGCAACAGCAGCATTAAAGTGGGCAGTTGAGGAGATGGAACGGCGGTATGAGCTATTTGCCCACACCGGGGTTAGAGATATTCAACGCTTTAATGAATTAGCTGAAGCTCATCGACAATTCAATGATAAACTGCCTTATATTGTTATCGTGATTGATGAGTTGGCAGATTTAATGATGATGTCTCCAGCAGATGTCGAAGAAGCAATTTGCCGCATTGCTCAAAAAGCACGTGCATGCGGTATACATTTAATTATCGCAACACAAAGGCCATCTGTAGACGTTATTACGGGATTGATAAAAGCAAATGTGCCAACGAGAATTGCTTTCTCTGTATCCTCACAAGTTGATTCTCGAACGATTATAGATATAAGCGGGGCTGAAAAACTTCTTGGAAGAGGAGATATGCTGTTTTTGGAAAATGGTTCTTCGAAACCAGTTAGACTTCAAGGCACATTTGTGACGGATGAGGAAATCGATCGAGTTGTCCATCATGTTCGACAAGAGGAAAAACCGAATTATCTATTTGAACAAGAAGAACTGTTGAAGAAAGCACAAATTGAGGACGAGGAAGATGAAATATTTTTTGAAGCTTGTGAATTTATCATTGATCAAGGCGGTGCTTCCACCTCATTATTACAAAGAAATTTTCGAATCGGGTATAATAGGGCCGCTCGATTAATTGAAATGATGGAACAACAAGGGATTATTTCAGAGGCGAAGGGAAGCAAACCAAGAGATGTTTTAATTTCAAGAACGGACTTAGAAGCGCTTTATGAAGCAACTTCGAGTTATTAA
- the murC gene encoding UDP-N-acetylmuramate--L-alanine ligase — translation MNVYHFVGIKGSGMSALAQILHDMGYEVQGSDVEKYFFTQKGLEESGIKILPFGRENIKSGLTVIAGNAFADTHEEIDEAMKMGIPVIRYHKFLGEFMQKFTSIAIAGAHGKTSTTGLLAHVISGSEPTSYLIGDGTGHGERDAQYFVFEACEYRRHFLSYYPDYAIMTNIDFDHPDYFANIDDVFSAFQEMAMHVKKGIFAYGDDEQLQKIQAKVPVLFYGFAEENDFQATNIEKTENGTKFDVFVRNNFYASFEIPTFGNHNVLNALSVIALCHYEEINTETTKEYLKTFQGVKRRFTEKQIGSQMIIDDYAHHPTEIKATIDSARQKYPDREIIAVFQPHTFTRTQTFLMEFAQSLSEADQVFLCEIFGSAREIHGQLTVNDLKDKIGGAQILQEEDMSPLLQLKDSVIIFMGAGDIQKYQRAYEVLLENN, via the coding sequence ATGAATGTATACCATTTCGTAGGTATTAAAGGATCCGGTATGAGTGCATTGGCACAAATACTACACGATATGGGTTATGAAGTGCAAGGATCAGACGTTGAGAAGTATTTTTTTACTCAAAAGGGTTTGGAAGAATCGGGAATCAAAATATTGCCGTTTGGACGTGAAAACATTAAATCGGGATTAACCGTTATTGCAGGAAATGCCTTTGCTGATACTCACGAAGAAATTGATGAAGCAATGAAAATGGGAATTCCAGTCATTAGATACCATAAATTTTTAGGGGAATTTATGCAGAAGTTCACGAGTATTGCTATCGCGGGTGCTCACGGAAAGACATCAACTACAGGATTACTTGCCCATGTAATTTCTGGATCTGAACCGACTTCCTATTTAATTGGGGACGGGACAGGACATGGCGAAAGGGATGCACAATACTTTGTCTTTGAAGCATGTGAGTATCGACGCCACTTTTTATCGTACTACCCTGATTATGCGATAATGACAAATATTGATTTTGATCATCCGGATTATTTTGCAAATATTGATGATGTATTTTCTGCCTTTCAAGAGATGGCAATGCATGTGAAAAAAGGGATATTTGCATATGGGGATGATGAGCAGCTGCAAAAGATACAAGCAAAAGTACCCGTATTATTCTACGGTTTTGCAGAGGAAAATGATTTCCAAGCCACAAATATTGAAAAAACAGAAAATGGAACAAAATTTGATGTTTTTGTTCGTAATAATTTCTATGCAAGCTTTGAAATTCCTACCTTTGGGAACCATAATGTCTTAAATGCATTATCTGTTATTGCTTTATGTCATTACGAAGAAATTAACACAGAAACAACGAAAGAATACTTAAAGACTTTCCAAGGTGTAAAACGGAGATTTACTGAGAAACAAATAGGCTCGCAAATGATTATTGATGATTATGCACATCATCCAACTGAAATTAAAGCGACAATTGATTCGGCAAGACAAAAGTATCCAGATCGAGAAATTATTGCCGTTTTTCAACCCCATACATTTACAAGAACACAAACATTTTTAATGGAATTTGCTCAAAGCCTAAGTGAAGCTGATCAAGTTTTTCTATGTGAAATATTTGGTTCAGCTAGAGAAATTCATGGACAGTTGACAGTCAATGATTTAAAAGACAAAATTGGCGGGGCGCAAATTCTACAAGAGGAAGATATGTCACCGC